From a single Leptospira levettii genomic region:
- a CDS encoding methyl-accepting chemotaxis protein produces the protein MFSSFESNAKIIDDQNGKITDLFAGSNDLNQMVETISMINQELITIANENKKDTTEIAGVSKKTSEYLDSIKTSFDKVDEINQIVAEIGEKTNLLALNASIEAARAGEVGRGFAVVASEVSKLADFTAKNAKMISDVVSHSRKFIYEAAEVSIQTGNLTTNQIKKLEMTTEKVSHMHRLFEKQKSIIFDTINQLTEINDLSSQISFSTKEQISGQTEVNKGIMALENEVNQISNASRSLEQHVEQIRSQSLELLTLSES, from the coding sequence TTGTTTTCATCATTTGAATCAAATGCAAAAATTATTGATGACCAAAATGGAAAAATCACTGATTTGTTTGCTGGATCAAATGATTTAAACCAAATGGTTGAAACCATTAGTATGATCAACCAAGAGTTGATTACGATTGCAAATGAAAACAAAAAAGATACAACGGAAATTGCTGGTGTCTCAAAGAAAACAAGTGAATATTTAGATTCAATCAAAACTTCCTTTGACAAGGTTGATGAAATCAATCAAATCGTTGCTGAAATTGGAGAAAAGACCAACTTACTTGCATTAAATGCCTCAATTGAAGCTGCACGTGCTGGTGAAGTTGGTAGGGGATTTGCAGTGGTAGCTAGTGAGGTCAGTAAACTTGCTGATTTTACAGCAAAAAACGCAAAAATGATTTCTGATGTTGTCAGTCATTCTAGAAAATTTATTTATGAAGCAGCAGAGGTTTCCATCCAAACTGGAAATTTGACAACCAATCAAATTAAAAAACTAGAAATGACAACTGAAAAGGTGAGTCATATGCATCGATTATTTGAAAAACAAAAATCAATTATTTTTGATACGATTAACCAACTAACGGAAATCAATGATCTTTCTTCTCAAATTTCGTTTAGCACGAAAGAACAAATTTCTGGTCAAACAGAAGTCAATAAAGGTATTATGGCATTAGAGAACGAAGTGAATCAAATTTCAAATGCATCCAGAAGTTTAGAACAACATGTGGAACAAATCAGATCTCAATCTTTAGAATTATTGACGTTAAGCGAATCATAA
- a CDS encoding enoyl-CoA hydratase/isomerase family protein produces MKSYQSWRLDIEDRIATLTLHTNDLNIMDMDTLFELKTISQELDSNTDVWAIILQGNGKHFSSGVQFDILKKVNQISKDEFKTNMREMQSCFTAFESISKPTIAKVQGFCMGGGFMLTQCCDFRIVSEKTVFSIPLVKLGLTVLMGTNRVTRNAGIGPTNELIMLGDKFNPEKALQYNLINKIVSPDELDESAKQFARKFLQLPPKTISITKQIIKRGDKMSLEESLELEIELQSTLIGTSDLAEALDSFANQRKPKYTGK; encoded by the coding sequence ATGAAAAGTTATCAATCATGGAGATTGGATATTGAAGATAGGATAGCAACACTAACACTACATACAAATGATCTAAATATAATGGATATGGATACACTCTTTGAGCTAAAAACAATTAGCCAAGAGTTAGATTCAAATACAGATGTTTGGGCGATTATTTTGCAAGGCAATGGTAAACATTTTTCATCTGGAGTCCAATTTGATATTCTAAAGAAGGTGAATCAAATTTCAAAAGATGAATTCAAAACAAACATGCGCGAGATGCAGTCATGTTTCACTGCTTTTGAATCAATCTCAAAACCTACGATTGCAAAAGTCCAAGGATTTTGTATGGGTGGTGGTTTTATGTTAACTCAATGTTGTGACTTTAGAATCGTAAGTGAAAAAACAGTTTTTTCGATTCCATTAGTCAAACTCGGATTAACTGTACTCATGGGAACCAATCGAGTTACAAGAAATGCAGGCATTGGCCCAACTAATGAACTCATCATGTTAGGTGATAAATTCAATCCTGAAAAAGCCCTCCAATACAACTTAATTAATAAAATAGTTTCTCCTGACGAATTAGATGAGTCGGCAAAACAGTTTGCCAGAAAATTTTTACAATTACCTCCCAAAACAATCTCTATCACTAAACAAATCATCAAACGTGGAGATAAAATGTCACTTGAAGAAAGTTTAGAATTAGAAATTGAATTACAATCTACTTTGATAGGTACTTCCGACTTGGCAGAAGCATTGGATAGTTTTGCCAACCAAAGAAAACCAAAGTATACTGGTAAGTAA
- a CDS encoding AMP-dependent synthetase/ligase, translated as MKVPNLKQLTLYHLLQEGRRLYGNLPAQSYKNQKKEYQNISYTEFVGNSEFISKALIHLDTNAGDRIGIIADVGHQWLQVSMAITTIGCVDVPRGTDATSDDISYILSHAKCKIVFVENEKALKKFLPELQKLNLQTIILFGDAKADAISINCPIINFNDLRSFATNIEDKTYHEIGEEIQEDDLATIIYTSGTTGKPKGVMLTHGSILFEIQALVAEFRKTGVKVGEGDVTLGFLPPWHSGERIFETICFYSGIRIAFTSVQELGKDLAKARPTILFTVPRVWESFYDKIKDTIQKSHAVKKYFLKLLVWNSVNFSITYDKAFDRIPRFNSPKTTKQILIQFINLIQLLIYLPILPISKLVLSKILSVLGGKLRYAFAGAGALQAEVDRFMYAIGMPILEVYGMTENSGVSTIRHFNDFSVGNVGKPIHGVTIKLIDEFGNEVTKPGVKGVAHHHGRHNMKGYYLEEEKTKAVLTEDRWLNSGDLLVWTAQGNLKFAGRAKDTIVLSGGENVEPEPIEICLKQSDYIDQAVVVGQDKKTLTALVLLNLEKIENYLQEHSIKLDLKKVIFNESDVIQKLIRDEVKHFISDKNGFKSFERISNVYILQNPFAVHDELTQTQKVKRNRVQEKYHEEIESMYRK; from the coding sequence ATGAAAGTTCCGAATCTGAAACAATTGACTTTGTATCATTTACTCCAAGAGGGAAGGCGACTGTATGGAAACCTTCCTGCTCAAAGTTATAAAAATCAAAAGAAAGAATACCAAAACATTTCCTACACAGAATTTGTTGGAAATTCTGAATTCATCTCCAAGGCATTAATTCACTTGGATACAAATGCAGGGGATCGGATTGGAATTATTGCGGATGTTGGACACCAATGGTTACAGGTGAGTATGGCAATCACTACCATCGGGTGTGTTGATGTTCCTCGTGGTACTGATGCAACATCAGATGATATAAGTTACATTCTGTCTCATGCAAAATGTAAGATCGTTTTTGTTGAAAATGAAAAAGCACTTAAAAAATTTTTACCTGAGTTACAAAAATTAAATCTACAAACCATCATTTTGTTTGGTGATGCAAAAGCCGATGCTATATCCATCAATTGTCCAATTATTAATTTTAATGATTTGAGATCGTTTGCAACAAATATAGAAGATAAAACATATCACGAAATTGGGGAAGAAATCCAAGAGGATGATTTAGCTACCATCATCTATACTTCTGGAACCACTGGTAAACCAAAAGGTGTCATGTTAACACATGGAAGTATACTTTTTGAAATCCAAGCTCTTGTTGCTGAATTTAGAAAAACAGGAGTAAAGGTAGGTGAAGGTGATGTGACGTTGGGTTTTTTACCTCCATGGCATAGTGGTGAAAGAATTTTTGAAACTATTTGTTTTTATTCTGGTATTAGAATCGCCTTCACAAGTGTACAAGAACTTGGTAAAGATCTAGCAAAAGCAAGACCTACAATTCTATTTACCGTTCCAAGGGTATGGGAAAGTTTTTATGATAAAATTAAAGATACGATTCAAAAAAGTCATGCTGTCAAAAAATACTTTTTAAAGTTACTTGTTTGGAATTCTGTAAATTTTTCGATTACTTATGACAAAGCATTTGATCGTATTCCGAGATTTAATTCTCCCAAAACGACAAAACAAATTTTAATTCAATTCATCAATTTAATTCAACTACTAATATACCTTCCTATCTTACCAATCTCAAAACTTGTGTTATCAAAAATATTATCTGTGTTAGGAGGGAAATTGCGATATGCATTTGCTGGAGCAGGTGCCTTACAAGCAGAAGTTGATCGATTTATGTACGCAATCGGTATGCCAATTTTAGAAGTCTATGGAATGACTGAAAACTCTGGAGTTTCTACAATAAGACATTTTAACGATTTTTCAGTAGGAAATGTTGGGAAACCAATACATGGTGTAACCATTAAACTGATTGATGAATTTGGAAATGAAGTTACAAAACCTGGCGTTAAGGGTGTGGCCCATCATCATGGTCGTCACAATATGAAAGGTTATTATTTAGAAGAAGAAAAGACAAAAGCTGTATTAACAGAAGATCGGTGGTTGAATTCGGGTGATCTTTTGGTATGGACTGCTCAAGGGAATTTGAAGTTTGCGGGAAGAGCAAAAGACACTATTGTTCTTTCTGGAGGTGAAAACGTTGAACCTGAACCTATCGAGATTTGTTTGAAACAAAGTGATTATATTGACCAAGCTGTTGTTGTTGGTCAGGATAAAAAAACTCTTACGGCTTTGGTTTTGTTAAATTTAGAAAAAATTGAAAACTATCTACAAGAACATTCAATCAAGTTAGATTTAAAAAAAGTTATCTTTAATGAATCAGATGTGATTCAGAAATTGATTCGAGATGAAGTAAAACATTTTATTTCAGATAAAAATGGATTTAAATCATTTGAAAGAATATCAAATGTTTACATACTTCAAAATCCTTTTGCAGTTCATGATGAGCTTACACAAACACAAAAAGTAAAAAGGAACCGTGTCCAAGAAAAATACCATGAAGAAATTGAATCAATGTATCGTAAGTAA